The genomic interval ttgagtgagtgagtgggtgCGCGTGCAGCTCCTGCTCAGCACCTGTGAGCAGCGTtacttgtgtgttttttttttcttttaagccatTCTTCAGAAGCATTTCCCTTCTTTTTGCTCTTATTGGCTTCATTTATTGGTAGCTTGTAGTAAttgtatagaaaaagaaaatggggtgTAAAAATGCTaatctgtatttttctattattataacTTTAGTgactcaagggaaaaaaagtcaaaaatacgACTGTCCAAAGGCCTACTTGATCCAAATCCATGCACCCTTATCAAGAGTTAGTATTTAATAATatgaacaaaaaagacaaagttgAGCCACAAATAAAATAGGACTAGTTTATCACATGCTGACTGCAaaagctgttgtttttttttttttttttttttgagattttttttgacatggaccatttttaaagtctttattgaatttgttacaatattgcttctgttttatgttttgggtttttggcagCTAgacatgtgggatcccagctcccctaccagggatcaaacctacaccctctgcattggaaggcaaagtcccaaccactggaccgccagggaagtcctacaagTGTTATTTTTACTaaacttttttttgaaaatttttattctttactctAGAAGGCTTTGTAGAGCTCATCATCCTGTTGCTTGAATGTACTGGAGAATTAAGTATATTCCCTGTCTAGCTTGAGGGAACAGACCCAGTTTTGGCTGATGGATCTCAAACTTTTGTTTCTCCCAGTCAGTGTCCTAGAACAGAGGGAGAGTGGGATGGGATAATGAGTCCCCTTGCCTTTCCTGCCCTTCAGCTCCACACTCTGAGCCCACATGCGCTGGCTCTGCTGGTGCTCGAGACGCGGCGCTTAGCAAGCAGGCCCTTTCCTGCCTGCACAGGAACACAGAGATGTTTAAAGGATTCTCCAAATGTGCTCCCAGTAACCTCGCAGACCCTTGGTTTTACCTACAGCATGCCCTTCCCAGTGGCAGACCTCTTCCTGCATGTGGCTGGATGGCCTTCCTTCTGCTCAGCTCCCTGGAAGCAGCATTAATCCTGTGCTCAGGTCATCCTCCTGGAGTTCTCCTTTTCACTCCACTGATGCAGTTTATTCCTGTTCAGATGGCAGCTCCTTTTGGGTGCCAATCTTCAGGGAGGGGACCTTGGCTCTTAGGTCCCCTTCACGGGCTTGGTGGGGACCAGCAGTGGCATTCTCTTCCAGGTATGCTGAGTTGGTGTGCTGTGAGCTCAGGATTACACTTTTACTTCATGGGAAAACCTTTTCATAATTCTGTTTGCCTACAGAATTGTATTGGCTAACTCTGGTTATTGATGAAGTCTTGTTTCTTTAAGTGGTTTATAATTCTTCTGCTCTCATTGGACTGCTGTAGATCGGGCTTTACCTAGGACCTTAGATATGCTCTGACTCATTTAGAAAGATTTctaatatttagatttttttttttagagtatgcAGGTCTATAAGGAGATATAAGAATAGAGGGACACTCGGTCATGTAATACTAAtagcaatcttttttttgtttcttaacagATGCAGCAGCTTTTTTATGAGAATTATGAACAGAACAAGAAGGGGTACATTAGAGATCTCCATAACAGTAAAATTCACCGAGCCATCACACTGCACCCTAACAAAAACCCACCCTACCAGTACAGGCTCCACAGCTACATGCTCAGCCGCAAGATTGCTGAGCTTCGACACCGCACCATCCAGCTGCACCGAGAGATTGTCCTGATGAGCAAATATAGCAACACCGAGATTCATAAAGAAGACCTCCAGctgggaattcctccttccttcaTGAGGTTTCAGCCCCGCCAGCGAGAGGAGATTCTGGAGTGGGAGTTTCTGactggaaaatatttgtattcGGCTGCTGACAGCCAACCCCCTCGAAGAGGGATGGACTCCGCACAGAGGGAGGCCTTGGATGACATTGTCATGCAGGTCATGGAGATGATCAATGCCAACGCCAAGACCAGAGGGCGCATTATTGATTTTAAGGAGATACAGTATGGCTATCGCCGAGTGAATCCCATGTATGGGGCCGAGTACATTCTGGACCTGCTGCTTCTGtacaaaaaacacaaaggaaagaaaatgacgGTGCCTGTGCGGAGGCATGCGTATTTACAGCAGACCTTCAGCAAGATACAGTTTGTGGAACACGAGGAGCTGGATGCAAAGGAACTGGCCAAAAAAATCAATCAAGAATCCGGATCCTTGTCCTTTCTCTCGAATTCCCTGAAGAAGCTTGTTCCCTTTCAGCTCCCTGGGTCCAAGGATGAGCACAAAGAACccaaagagaaaaagatcaaTATATTGATTCCTTTGTCTGGACGATTTGacatgtttgtgagattcatggGGAACTTTGAGAAGACGTGTCTCATTCCGAATCAGAATGTCAGGCTCGTTGTTCTGCTCTTCAATTCTGACTCCAACCCCGACAAGGCCAAGCAAGTTGAACTCATGAGAGATTACCGCATTAAGTACCCGAAAGCCGACATGCAGATTTTGCCCGTGTCTGGAGAATTTTCAAGAGCTCTGGCCCTagaagtgggatcttcccaattTAATAATGAATCTTTGCTCTTCTTCTGTGACGTTGACCTTGTATTTACTACAGAATTTCTTCAGCGATGTCGAGCAAATACAGTTCTGGGccaacaaatatattttccaatcATCTTTAGCCAGTACGATCCTAAGATTGTTTATAGTGGCAAGGTTCCCAGTGACAACCATTTTGCCTTTACTCAAAAAACTGGCTTCTGGAGAAACTATGGGTTTGGCATTACTTGTATTTATAAGGGAGATCTCATCCAAGTAGGTGGCTTTGATGTTTCTATCCAAGGCTGGGGGCTCGAGGATGTCGACCTTTTCAACAAGGTTGTCCAGGCAGGTTTGAAGACATTTAGGAGCCAAGAAGTAGGAGTAGTCCACGTCCACCATCCTGTCTTTTGTGATCCCAACCTTGATCCCAAACAGTACAAAATGTGCTTGGGGTCCAAAGCATCAACATATGGGTCCACACAGCAGTTGGCTGAAATGTGGCTAGAAAAAAATGACCCAAATTACAGTAAAAGCAGCAATAATAATGGCTCAGTGAGGACAGCCTAGTGTCCAGCTTTGCtggaaaagacatttttaattacctaatttatttttcaaaatttttttgtatGATCAGTTTTTGAAGTCcatacaaggatatattttacacatGATTTTCTTACAAAAGACTCCTTGAAGATTGAGTTTTTTGAACAAAAATGTGATCATGTTTGCCTTTTGAACACATTTTCTTGCTGAACATTATGTAGCAGACCTGCTTAATTATGACTTGAAATGTACCTGAtgaacaaaacttttttttttttaatatttctttttcagacctGTTTGCTATAGTCCTACGACAGAAAACATGAACGTTCCTGCAAAGTATTATTGTAACAAAACACTGTAACTCTGGTAAATGTTTTGTTGTAACTGTTAACTTTGCACAGATTCtaccttttgtctttttttacagcaatttttttaagccattttatGTTGCAGTTGTCAAATAAGGAAATGTGATAGTAGCTGTATCATCATCTTCAAGAGAGCTTTCCAGAGGTGATTGTTTCCCCCAATCTTGTCTCATTTTTGAAGGTTTTTCAAAGCAAGGGGAGCAGGGAAAGCACAGTACAAGATAGATGGCTGTTCTTGTTGTAATTAGTGTGGCCTAATGGACCTGGCATTACATTTCAAGAAGGGTCTggcattttctcttctccagacccttctttttaaagggtaaaatattaatatttagaatGGCAAATAAGAATTATTGTCATAAATCTAATGTATGCAAgctaaaacaaagacaaaaaaaaaaaaaaaacaaccctaatGAAAGCATTGGGGGAAATGTATCTGATTTTGTTCACTTCATCCTGTCCGTGTTATGTTGATGGAGATGGGTGTCTCATTCTTTaattactgttttgttttatccTTTGTATCTGAAAtacctttaatttatttaatatccaTTGTTTAGAACTCTGCCATTTCCCAAGTACCTGTTAGTTATTAGTATTTATGTGTATTAGGAAtgtttagtatattttatttgcaGTAAACTGATCTCCAAAGATTTCCTTTTGAAAACTCTTTTCCCCCTCCTTAATTTTTACATTCCTGACTGTTTTACTAAATATTAAGTGTTCTTTTATAATCTTGGTGCTCACGTGTTTTGGGGACAAAAGTGAAATGAATCTGTCATTAAACCagaaagtttgttttaaattcacAGAACAAATgtgccttaaatttttttttcatttagatttcAAACAGTAATagatttgccattttaatataCATCATTGGAGATCTGCTTATTTGTAAATAGCCTATtgctcatttggaaaaataaaccagtggacaatatttttctattgtacttttcagaaccattttgtcTCATTACTCTTGTTTTAGCTGAAGAATTGTATTACATTTGGAGAGTAAAAAACTTAAACACTGATTCATAAGGTTTTTCAAGTTATTTGAGGGGAATATTTGTATGCACTGCAGTTCAGGAATGAAATGAAACTTTCAAGTGCCTCTTCCTCTAGTTTTTCCTTAGAATGTACTTGTCAtcttttgtttgttcctcttaaaGAACTTGCTGAATCTTGTGTTTTATAGAACAAAGTTCTTCAAACCAGGTCCAAGCCCCATCTGGCTTCTTGGTACAAATGTACCTTCCAGGCCCCCTTAGTGCACCCGCCAGGCCAgttaaaatctgcattttaacaactgCCCACGTGATCCTGTGTGCACGAATGTGCTCAGGATTTTAGGATGGCTCTAGCTACAGGATAAATTGCCTACAGTTGGCATATAATCCACGAATCAAAAAAGTAAGATCTTTGATGCCAAGGTAGCAAGCTTTGTGGATGCGAATTACACTCCCAGGACAGGTATTTACCATGTAATGACAGTGAAGATCCAGTATAATGACACTGTGCTCACAGTACGAATTGCTGTCATTCATCCTAATTGCCATTTGCTTTGTGGGAGTGTTTAGTTTTTCCTTGGaaaaaagcaaagacattttTATTCCTCAGTAAGGAAGAACATAATATACATCTTATGACAAAGACACTTAAATTGTCTCTCTTTACCATAATAAGGAACTGTAGGACAGGGTGTGAGCAATTACTTTATTGAGCTTCAATGTCCATCAGATGTCCTGGTGACACTTTGTTAACACTGGCTATTTCCTTCCCTAATTCCACTCTTGCCCACGTCTGTTCCTTTTCCCTGACATCACTGTTAATGTTGATGGAGGTGCCGACCTCCCTTCATCAAGACTCCATCTCCAGAAATGCCGTTGGACCCCTTCACTCTCATCCTCTCCTCTCGTAGTGCCGTGCCTGGATTCTGTGCCCACTGGCCTGTGGGCTCATTCTCCACCTGGCCACTCCCTCTTCCTAAAGCACCCCTCCAAATCAGCAGATCTGGTGCCCTCCTGCTGCCCAGGGAGTGGATTCTGTAGGACACCCTTCAGGGTACTGCTACCAGCCGAACTGGGCTCTTCATTTATGAGGACATCAGTCTCTCTCCTGCCTGTGCATTCCCTCTGTCTGGAGCTCTCTCACCACCTCACTCCACTGGCCACCTGGACTCATCTTCCACGAGCCTGTTGAAACTCCCCCATGGTCCACCCTGGTGTCATTTCAGACCCTTCCAGTGTGGATGTGACACAAGTGGACAGTCTCATTGGACTGCAGGCCTGGGTCTCTTTTCTAAGTGGTGATCCAGCATGCTGCGCCTTCATGTCTGGAATGGCCGGCAGTGCCCCACTCTACCCCAGCCCCTCCATCAGTGCTCCGTTCCCCACCATGCGCTCCTCCCAGCAGAATGCCCTCCGTCCTGCCTGCCCACTGCTCCCACCTGGAACTGCATGGCCTGTGACCCTGTGGCCCTCAACACTCATGACTTAAGATGATTCCTTCTTCCCTTAAACTTGGAACGCTTTCTGGTTAGACTTCTTTGCTTCGTTTGTTACTTTAGACTTTCTCTTAGCTTTCATTACTTTACAGAAAAGTATTAAAACGAAATGGCCCATAACCCCCAAGCCAGATAACTCctgttaataattaaaaattaaggggcttccctggtggcgcagtggttgagagtccgcctgccgatgcaggggacacgggttcatgccccggtccgggaagatcccacatgccacggagcggctgggcccgtgagccatggccgctgagcctgcgtgtccggagcctgtgctccacaacaggagaggccacagcagtgagaggcccgcgtaccgcaaaaaaaaaaaaaaattaaaaattaaggataATTTGTGAAGGTGGTGATGGGGGGTGGGAATCACAATGCACAAAGGTGTGAATGGCCTCTCCTTCCTCCAACCATCCAGGCCTCAGGCCCTTCCCACAAAGAACCACCAGGTTTGTGGGGTTCTGGTGTggaaggtgggatgaattgtATATAGGCTAGCAtcagtagtattttaaaaattcgtTTACACAGATGAGGGGGTACATGCTTGCTTGGGCACATGGATCTGTGCCAGCCTTTGTTGCCAGAGGACAGACTTATGGACTTGGGTTCTGAGAGCAGGCCGGGCGGGCTTCCTAGGCATTGTGGTTGCATGTGTGGGAGCCCTACCCAAGTGGAGGCTGGAGAGCCTTGTCTCACAGAGCAGACAGCGCAGGCACCTCACTTCTGGAAGGTGGCATCGCTTTCCCAACACTCTGGGCCAGCATGAGAACACACAGACCCGAGCGTGTGGGACTTTGATGGTTGGAGACAAGCCACGTGTCACACAATGTAGGTCATGTGATGGTCCTCTTGGTGTGAGGGCAGTGCCATCCGTTTCAGAGTCTTGAGAGCAGAAGGGCTGGGTGGTGCTGGTGAACTCTCGGTGGGGCCCTTCCCAAGCCCAGACACAGAAGGAGCTCTGACCCTCCCAGCTGGTCTGTGTCCCGGTGCTCCAAACACCATCAGTTCAGCCAGTCAAATTCTTGATCTCCACAGGCGAGTCTGTCCTCgcctccttcctgcccagctCTCTGACCACACCTATTTCACAAAGCCCAGCCTTAGCCTGATAACAGCTGGAGCAAAGAGGAACTTGCTGTGCAGACAGCGGACTCAGGGGCGTGGCTAACACACACCTTCACTCCCTAATGCTCACACCGTTTATCATGATGTGTGACCAGGCTAAGTGACAGTCACGTTTTGCCTCAGTTCTTGGGCTTTGAAGGGTCACCTGGAGGTTCAGGTGTTATCTGCAGTCATCTCCGTTCCCTACTCAGTGTGTCCATGGGGTAGGTAGGATATGTGCCGTGGGGTGCCAGTTGAGCCACAGTCTCCACACCACCTCCCAAGGATAGTGGTCAGGTTAAGAGAACAGTGGATTTACAGCTTTTCTTGCCTTACAGAAACTTCCTGTTCTCCAGGAAGATGACACACCTTTGGGGCTGCCTACCCACTGGAAGGCTTGCCGGTGGCTGAGGGGCTACGCCCTGGCCCCAGACTTCCAAGGTCTCCCCTTGTGCTTCCTTGTCATGGAAGGAAGCAGGTGCCAGCCTTCCCTGGGTGGGGGTAGGCTGCATTACTGCATGTAATCTCAGCTGCAAAGGAGCTTATTGCCACAGTGACTGGGGGCCAGCGAGGGATCTGTCTGTTGAAGTGGCTGTACATGGCTGTACCTGCCTCGATGGGTCACACTGTGCTTTCCCAGCCCTCGAAGGATGTCCCTGTTCTTCTTGAAGGAAAAGGCAGCTCACACCAAATCTGCTTAGTCTTACTTGTTATAAACacaatgaaaatgtaaatgttacAGCGCAATGGATCAAATAACAGCAACTCATTTTGTGTGACtttcagtaggaaaaaaacaaaaactcatgtTAGTGTTGCTATGcttcagggttttgtttgttttttctgcagGGATGTATGTGTGGAAGAGGGGATGGGTGTAAGATGTTCACAGGAAACCACAGGACCAACCAGATTTGGGGCTGGCTTGTCATCAGTGCAGTTAAACCACTTAAGGCCCTGTtgtcagatatttttttaatgcattcaatTTACTATTCATTATATTCCAGTTATGAGGGTcttctttttttactattgtagacaaaaccaaaattttttcctttatgaataTTCTAactacatttcctttaaaatggtaAGAGTTATCCATTATGCCTGGCTGATTTctaatgagaaaatataataaattgatTAAATCTTTTAATAGTGCAAATTAGGCCATATCTGGAATCTGCTTAAACAAGCTGATGCATCTGTATTGAATTTCTCTCCATTAAGCAGTCTACCACAGTTAAGTCAGTGATGCCTCTGGGCTGCCACCTATTTCCTTTTACTCATTTGCCTCAACCCATTACCCCATGTCAGGCCCCAGCCCCCCGCATGCCTAGCTCCGTACACATTCCCATTGCAGAAAAGAAAGCACTTCTAGTCTAACCTCAGAATGACCTTCAAATTTATTAATTCTGAATTAAGTTTAGATCTTTCTTTGGGCAAACACTTCCGGTTACATAACTAAAGGAGAGATCTCATTCATGTGCTCAAAATGCCCTCTGCAAACAAGAAATGTACTGTTTCTAAAACTGCACATTCAAGTGATCACATTCGTATTGTGAAGGAAACACTTTGGATTTTTAGATGAAGCCTGTCTCTTCCATTGTAAATAACGTTGTCATCACAATGCAAACAGATTTATTGGGaagtagagaaggaaaaggaatgacCTACAGTACCTTCCTCTTGCACCACCCTGTTCCCACTTTGGTAActtcttctggggtttttgtAACGTCTTTATAGTTTGATGTACGTGTACATACAATTTGGCATCTTGCTCCCCCTCCCCtacttaaaatacattaattctcTAAAATTGTCTTTAAAGGCCCTCGTGTCTCTTAGAGTTGAGAATATCCCTGCTGTTGGCCACCTTGAGTGTCCTGTTCCATCTTGGATAACAGCACAGATGAAGTCTTTTGCACAAAGCCCTCTTCATACTTTGGATCATTGGATAGATTTCCAGAAGTAGGTCATTCACTTCTAGGGACCTGAGTGTTTGGCCGTTTCTGACCTAACGTTAAGTCATTTGGTATTTTACTCGGTCAACGTTGGCATTTTTGTACCTACTAGCCACTCtaataaaaccttttaaaaataaacctgaacAACTAAATGACCTTCAAGAAATACTATGGGAATATTGCACCCAGTGTCTTGGTTACATCATCCTGTGGAAACGGAAACCACAAACCCAACTCTGTTGCTGCAAAACTTGAGTCACTGCAAAGtgagaaaaaaggcagaaagatttACTGATGACTCAAGGGTTGAGGAGAGGCAAGTTGCAGACAGATGGCCTGTTTGGGAACGAGGTACATTTCTCCACTCCCAAGTCACAGATATTTGTCCCAGGAGATCAAAGCACAGGGCGAGGTACGGAAGTGGCAGCTCAAGATAAGAGGGGTGCTTCCCAGACTTTGAGAGGCGGTGGATGTCTGGGAGGATGTGGACATGCCCAGAGACACCAGGCTCCATGCAACCAGAAGCGAGTGTATTTTCCAGAGAGAAAAGCGTACATTTGAACACAAATGGGAATTAGTTTCAGTCTTCAAAGTTGAAACCACTGACCCCTTACCTATGTTGTAGGCAGGTTTTGAGGTTTCATTATATATCTtagataatattatataaaatatatattaatttactgTTACTTGGCTTCTGCACTACCTGGGAGCTAAAGCCCATGACTAGATTTCAAGGCAGTATTTGGAGCCTGGGGCTTTGGGGCCTCTGGGAATGATCCTTTTTCAATAGGAGCAGCTGTGACGGGAAGATACAGGGCGTCTTGTGCTAGAAAAGGGCATCTAGAGACCCCTGTTGGACCTCGATGAGCTGGAGGTCTCTGAGAGAGTCTTGGGGTCAGGAGAACCATGGTTAACGCGTGCCTTCCCGACTTCTGTGCTGGAGCTGAAGGTCCAAGTCAGTCACCACGCAGTCCCTGGGTAATGAGCAGTTTGGGTTATGATTCACAGGCCTTTAAAATTAGATTTGGGCATGGGCCTTTCCTTCTTCCAAAAGGACGTGTCTTCCAGCCAAAGCTCACCAGACCCAGTCTCTCTGAGGCGGATTGTCAGCGCAGTCCCCCATGAGCCGTGTACCCGGGAGGATGTGATGCTTGTGCTGGCCAGCTCAGAGGGATAGGAAGCCCTGTCCAGCCCCAGCCAGGGGCCCGCGGCTCTGCTGGGAGTCAGGGGGCAGCCTGGCCACTGtgcctgcccagggcctggggcttGGCTGCCATGTGTCCCCCAAGCTGGGAGGACACATGACTCCACTTCACCCCCTGGGGACCTCCCGTTAGCTCAGGCCTTGCAGTGCTATTACCTTCGCCTTCCGGCTGAGGGCTTGACACTGCCCTTTCCCTCAGAGTGGCTACTGCAACAGCTTGCTGACCCCAAGTTGCTTTGGGAGATGAGTCCATCACAGAATCACGTTTCACCTAAATCCCCATCCCTTCTTCACCCACAGAGGTGCACAGTCAGTGGGGTTCCACTTGACCTAATTCCTTGCTTGGcgtgttttcctttctttggccTGCATAGCAGTCAGTCCCAAGTTAGAAGGAAAATATCCACAAACCACAAGATTGGAGAGAAAATGTGACACAAGAGGATCTTCATAGGTTTGGTACTAAAATGCTGCAGAttcttttaaagtgaattttccATGAAGATGTAGCGTTGTCAACTCTGAAGACAGTTGCTGTGCAAATTGAATCCACTTTCAGATTGTGACACCAGAAACACCATTCCTACTTGGGACAGGAAACCGCTCTGTTGAGTTCTGAATGGTGATCAGATATCCTATCCTGCTGGTCCAGGAGTGCTGCCTGGTTCCTCCATGTCCTCCAGACACAAGCTGTGTGCCAGTTGGAATGCTTCCTGTGCGCACTCAGCAGAAAGGCCCTCCGTGAGATTTGCCGCTGGAATACAACTCCAGGAGAATTCACTACACTGGACATCCTGAAACTGCAGGGCCAGGGGGCTGGGCACAGAATGGGGGAGAGTGACCTACCTCAATGATAGTTATTTCCCTATAACCCATTTGCTACACCAATCTGTGAGGAGATAAACCCAGGAGAGGTCGGGGTGAAGGACAGTGACTGAAAATACAAAGATCTGAGTTAGCTGTGAGGTGTTTGGGTTGTCACTGTGGAGGGAGAAGGGGCATCAAGTACCAAGCAGACCTGGGTTGTGTCAGTGGTGAGCTGGCTAGTACCAGTTAGTACTGGCTAGTACCCACTCATGATGGCTTGTGCACAGCCCTTCCAAACTCCATGTTCAGTGACATCACACTGGTGGCCCGAAATTGGCCAAGGTGGGaggaatatttacaccacaggAAATGGCAAATGCTTCAAATCaggctttttttgggggggcgggggattGGATTTACCAGCACAGCACTGGTTTGCACTGGTTTGGATCAACTCCACAGACGATGGGACAGGCCCTGTGCCagtccagctgtgtgacctcagatgAGTTACCTGCAGCAGAGCTTGACTTCCTCCCCTGAAGTGGGCACAGTTATGATTACCTCCCAAGACGGATGAGAGAATTCATAGGACCTGGTGTGCCTCCTGTCACTGTTTCAGTTAATGTGTCACCCCCACACCACCTCCCCACCTAGACA from Physeter macrocephalus isolate SW-GA chromosome 11, ASM283717v5, whole genome shotgun sequence carries:
- the CHSY1 gene encoding chondroitin sulfate synthase 1 produces the protein MAVRGRRAWLSVLLGLVLGFVLASRLVLPRASELKRAGPRLRASPEGCRPGQAAAASHAGGARGDARGEQLWPHGRAQDGGPHDSNFLFVGVMTAQKYLQTRAVAAYRTWSKTIPGKVEFFSSEGSDTSIPIPIVPLRGVDDSYPPQKKSFMMLKYMHDHYLDKYEWFMRADDDVYIKGDRLENFLRSLNSSEPLFLGQTGLGTTEEMGKLALEPGENFCMGGPGVIMSREVLRRMVPHIGKCLREMYTTHEDVEVGRCVRRFAGVQCVWSYEMQQLFYENYEQNKKGYIRDLHNSKIHRAITLHPNKNPPYQYRLHSYMLSRKIAELRHRTIQLHREIVLMSKYSNTEIHKEDLQLGIPPSFMRFQPRQREEILEWEFLTGKYLYSAADSQPPRRGMDSAQREALDDIVMQVMEMINANAKTRGRIIDFKEIQYGYRRVNPMYGAEYILDLLLLYKKHKGKKMTVPVRRHAYLQQTFSKIQFVEHEELDAKELAKKINQESGSLSFLSNSLKKLVPFQLPGSKDEHKEPKEKKINILIPLSGRFDMFVRFMGNFEKTCLIPNQNVRLVVLLFNSDSNPDKAKQVELMRDYRIKYPKADMQILPVSGEFSRALALEVGSSQFNNESLLFFCDVDLVFTTEFLQRCRANTVLGQQIYFPIIFSQYDPKIVYSGKVPSDNHFAFTQKTGFWRNYGFGITCIYKGDLIQVGGFDVSIQGWGLEDVDLFNKVVQAGLKTFRSQEVGVVHVHHPVFCDPNLDPKQYKMCLGSKASTYGSTQQLAEMWLEKNDPNYSKSSNNNGSVRTA